The proteins below are encoded in one region of Ereboglobus luteus:
- a CDS encoding TonB-dependent receptor plug domain-containing protein, with product MNTKKYLRLGLVLVSGLVIIPHALVAQAVAPVPAAQSQAPVNVTAAERVSAGDEVVELSPFVVQGERDTGYAATDSLAGTRFRTPLKDIAASISVVTKDLMDDLGANTLEDLLIYTPGTEVMGIGGNYSGSYSKSDGSQNFEDQRDSATTTTRVRGLAAADQTRNFFLSPYIPMDGYNTQSVTVNRGANAILFGFGSPAGIIENSLIAPMFKNRGNARFSFGSYDTYRLSLDVERVLVKDKLSVRVAMLDDNRRYEQEFSFRDQERYYGAVTYKPFKYTSLRVNAEHGHIDQRMPRLDPPLDSLTTWWDFDQPTRTNDFTAKKTLDPARGVETAYQRANNLDGMAGNWSSNPALVYFSADDAVHSDSYIGYVNVPADYIGLNNGIGTYRFLAPRSSREIAQNVAPVDPLANFTVAKQITDRSIFDYRTYMIDGPNSGLWIDFDSANIAVEQLFRAGPGGRGGVEAVYDYQHSTSSMHRTLNGYRGNNIFVDVNTVTIDGRPNPNFGRPFLSSSGMYNHIDNKLKTWRGTAFFQYDFNEHGNNFLLKLLGVQSFNLMGSRYKRVQNLRSGYNAVVDPAFSVGTANNNSLGTYRKITNIVYLGPSLYGADSAAGANLPGVRSTMVFPSSVDVRTLNPTTGYVWGKQTVPVYTYEDDYAYTTNTRQRDISKVESVAFVWQGNWMDNMLVSTLGWRKDTDRTQKGPGTGKSIPADPITKTVSLSVPMPMGDVMETEADTFSYGLALHVPPRWFARIPSKPTLSLYYNKSENFDVGAGMRVDILGDRISPQQGKTKEYGFRVSAFDNRFSLRATWYETTQNNMTDTRVQVTLNRVYDLEMQLMENMPKAQLDAAGYVGYDSSDASNLFLRYLANYQWREYSVRDDGTRDISGPVTPSGIAATTRSVSKGVEIEAVFNPTKNWRIMFNAARQKATRGETSALLDALISDRLPQWQNPAIWEFDLSTVQRVDRYVTQYITGPMTTAKLSNGEWTPELREWRVNVVTNYNFDRESFLKGWGIGGAMRWQDKVGIGYPVIENPDWKTGMAAADKMITDVKNPFMGPSLTTFDAWLSYRRKIWKGIEWKIQLNIRNLFNKNLFIPVKANPVTLNDINTYEVAAYRIGAERTYEITSTFSF from the coding sequence ATGAACACTAAAAAATACCTCCGGCTTGGGCTCGTCCTCGTATCGGGCCTGGTTATCATTCCCCATGCTCTTGTTGCGCAAGCGGTCGCACCCGTGCCCGCGGCACAATCACAGGCGCCTGTGAACGTCACCGCTGCTGAGCGCGTGTCGGCGGGCGATGAAGTTGTCGAGTTGAGTCCGTTCGTTGTGCAGGGAGAGCGGGACACCGGGTATGCCGCCACCGACTCGCTGGCCGGCACGCGGTTTCGCACTCCGCTCAAGGACATTGCCGCGTCAATCAGTGTCGTGACCAAGGATTTGATGGACGATCTCGGCGCCAACACACTTGAGGATTTGCTCATATACACACCCGGCACCGAGGTCATGGGCATTGGCGGAAACTATTCCGGTTCCTACAGCAAGTCGGACGGCTCGCAGAACTTCGAGGATCAGCGCGACTCCGCAACGACCACCACCCGCGTGCGCGGTCTCGCCGCGGCGGACCAGACGCGCAATTTTTTCCTCAGTCCATACATACCGATGGACGGTTACAACACCCAGAGTGTCACGGTGAATCGCGGCGCCAACGCCATCCTCTTCGGATTTGGCAGCCCGGCGGGCATCATAGAAAACTCGTTGATCGCGCCGATGTTTAAAAACCGCGGCAACGCGCGCTTTTCCTTTGGCAGCTACGACACCTACCGGCTTTCACTCGACGTCGAGCGCGTGTTGGTAAAAGACAAGCTCTCCGTCCGCGTGGCCATGCTCGACGACAACCGCCGTTACGAGCAGGAGTTCTCATTCCGCGACCAGGAGCGGTATTACGGCGCCGTCACTTACAAGCCGTTCAAATACACATCACTCCGCGTCAACGCCGAGCACGGCCACATCGACCAGCGCATGCCGCGACTCGACCCGCCGCTCGACAGCCTGACCACTTGGTGGGATTTTGATCAGCCCACCCGAACAAACGATTTCACCGCCAAGAAAACCCTGGATCCCGCGCGCGGTGTGGAGACGGCCTATCAACGCGCCAACAACCTGGACGGCATGGCGGGCAACTGGAGCAGCAACCCCGCGCTGGTTTATTTTTCGGCGGATGACGCGGTGCATTCGGATTCCTATATCGGCTATGTCAATGTGCCCGCGGATTATATCGGCCTTAACAACGGCATCGGAACCTACCGTTTTCTGGCGCCGCGCAGTTCGCGCGAAATCGCGCAAAATGTCGCGCCCGTGGATCCGCTGGCCAACTTCACCGTGGCCAAGCAGATCACCGACCGTTCCATCTTTGACTACCGCACCTACATGATCGACGGTCCGAACAGCGGGCTGTGGATCGATTTTGACTCGGCGAACATCGCGGTCGAGCAGTTGTTCCGCGCCGGTCCCGGCGGCCGGGGCGGCGTCGAGGCGGTTTATGATTACCAGCACAGCACCTCGTCGATGCATCGCACGCTGAATGGCTATCGCGGAAACAACATATTCGTCGATGTAAACACAGTGACCATAGACGGGCGGCCCAACCCGAATTTCGGACGGCCATTCCTCTCCTCCAGCGGCATGTATAATCACATCGACAACAAGCTGAAGACCTGGCGCGGCACGGCGTTTTTCCAGTATGATTTTAATGAGCACGGAAACAACTTCCTCCTCAAGCTCCTCGGCGTTCAGAGTTTCAACCTCATGGGCTCGCGTTACAAGCGCGTGCAAAACCTTCGCTCTGGATATAATGCGGTGGTGGATCCCGCCTTCTCTGTCGGAACCGCGAACAACAACTCACTGGGCACTTACCGCAAGATAACCAACATCGTGTATCTCGGGCCCTCGCTTTACGGCGCGGACAGCGCGGCGGGCGCAAACCTGCCGGGCGTGCGTTCCACGATGGTGTTTCCCTCGTCGGTGGATGTCAGAACACTGAACCCCACGACGGGTTATGTTTGGGGCAAGCAGACCGTCCCCGTTTACACTTACGAGGACGATTACGCTTACACCACCAACACACGGCAGCGCGACATCAGCAAGGTCGAGTCCGTCGCCTTTGTCTGGCAGGGCAACTGGATGGACAACATGCTCGTCTCCACGCTCGGCTGGAGAAAAGACACGGACCGGACGCAAAAAGGCCCGGGCACCGGCAAGAGCATACCCGCTGATCCCATCACCAAAACGGTGAGCCTGAGCGTTCCCATGCCCATGGGTGATGTCATGGAGACCGAGGCGGACACATTCAGCTACGGCCTCGCGTTGCACGTGCCGCCGCGGTGGTTCGCGCGCATTCCAAGCAAGCCCACGCTTTCGCTGTATTATAACAAGTCGGAAAACTTCGACGTGGGCGCCGGCATGCGTGTCGATATTCTCGGCGATCGCATCTCGCCCCAGCAGGGCAAGACCAAGGAATACGGCTTCCGTGTTTCAGCGTTCGACAACCGTTTCAGCCTTCGGGCGACCTGGTATGAGACCACCCAAAACAACATGACCGACACGCGGGTGCAGGTGACGCTGAACCGTGTTTATGACTTGGAAATGCAGCTCATGGAAAACATGCCCAAGGCGCAACTTGATGCCGCCGGTTATGTAGGCTATGACAGCTCCGACGCCTCCAATCTCTTTCTCCGGTATCTCGCCAATTACCAATGGCGCGAATACAGTGTCAGGGACGACGGCACGCGCGACATCTCCGGTCCCGTCACCCCGTCGGGAATCGCGGCCACCACCCGTTCCGTTTCCAAGGGCGTGGAAATCGAGGCCGTGTTCAACCCCACCAAAAACTGGCGCATCATGTTTAACGCGGCCCGGCAAAAGGCCACGCGCGGCGAAACCAGCGCGTTGCTCGACGCGCTCATCTCCGACCGGCTTCCCCAGTGGCAGAATCCTGCGATATGGGAATTTGACCTCTCAACCGTGCAGCGTGTTGACCGTTATGTGACCCAATATATCACCGGCCCGATGACCACGGCCAAGCTCTCCAATGGCGAGTGGACGCCCGAGCTGCGCGAGTGGCGCGTGAATGTTGTCACCAATTACAACTTTGACCGCGAATCGTTCCTCAAGGGGTGGGGCATTGGCGGCGCCATGCGCTGGCAGGACAAGGTTGGCATCGGTTATCCTGTCATAGAGAATCCCGACTGGAAGACCGGCATGGCTGCCGCGGACAAGATGATCACCGATGTGAAAAACCCGTTCATGGGACCGTCGCTTACAACATTCGACGCCTGGTTGAGCTACCGGAGAAAAATCTGGAAAGGCATCGAATGGAAAATACAGCTCAACATAAGGAATCTCTTTAACAAAAACCTGTTCATCCCCGTGAAAGCGAACCCCGTGACATTGAATGACATCAATACCTACGAGGTCGCGGCCTATCGCATCGGCGCCGAGCGGACGTATGAAATCACATCGACGTTCTCCTTCTGA